The genomic region GAATCCTCGCGGCCAAGTCCCCGCTGTTGATCATGTTCGGCACCCGCAGCGACTCTCTCGGCACGACCTTATCGCCCCGCGTTGCGCGCGAGCGCAAAGCCGGCCGAGTCATCGACGTGCCCGACTCCGGCCATTTCCTGCCGATGGAAAAACCTGCTCTCGTATCACAGCTCGCGGTTGACTTCCTGAAATAGGAAGCCGCAGACAGAGCATGACCCTGGAACCTTCTGGAAACGGCGGCTACCTCCCTCAACTGGATGTCCCGTTGACAAGCGACCCCGTCTCAGACCCGCCCCAATAGGGTTCGCACCTCCTCCGTGTAAACACCCGCGCGCTCTTCCAGCGCGAGTGGCGGTTCGATCGTTACCTCGATACCGCCGTTGGCGCGCGCTTCGATCATCACCGATGACGCTGGCAGCTCCGTGCGCGGATGGACGAAGCGCATCCGTTTGGGTTCCAGCCGGTTCGCGCGCAGTGTCGAGATCAGTTCGGTGCTGCGCGCGGCGGCGAAGATGGTCGCGACTCTTCCACCAATTGCGCACCTAGCGGCGCGCCGCCGCCGCGAATTCGGCCAGGGACGCGCCGGTGTCGCCGCGAGCGTGCCCGCCGGCTTCGATTGGGGCTTTGGCGTCCCGCGCCGCGCGCGTGAAATGGCGGGTTGCAGACCACCAGGTCGAAGCTTCCCTGGTGGACCCCCGGAATGTGCGCGGCGCGAATGTCCGCACACTTGCAGTGGAGGTTCGGAAACCCGTTACCGGGCGCGTTGCGCGCCGCCAGTTGTGCCATCCGCGGCTGAATCTCGAGTGCAATGGTTTCGCGCGGTCGCGCGATCGCCGTGATAACCATCGAGATCACGCCGCATCCCGCGCCTAGCTCCAGAACCCGATCGCGACTGCGTATGGTCGCGAAGCGCGCCAGCAGGATCGAGTCGACCGAAAACCGATAGCCGTCGCGTGGCTGGACGACGCTGAGCGCGCCACCTAGGATCGGGTCGAGAGTCTCGTCACTGCGGATCGTCATCATGAACGCTTCAGAAAAAGGTCAGCGCTACGCGCGCATCTTTCGCAAAGCGGGAATCTTTCTTGGCAAAGGCAACATAGCGCGCGCCGTAGACGTCCTGAAGCAAGGCCAGTCACTGGCCGAGCAGCTCGGCGACAGCTCAATGGCGCGGAGATTTGCGGCGGAAATCGTGGCCGCGGCAAAAGCCCCATCCCCGCGCTAGCCGCCGCTTGAGTGTCCGAAGCTTTTCCCTTCCCTATGCTGCAACTTGACGTCGGCCGAATCGTACTTACGTTTGGTCACGTGGGAAGCGTGGCAACGGGACGAAACCTGAAAACTCCGCGGCCGCGCGAACCCGTAAATTTGGAATTCGTCCGGCGCTGATGCCGGCAGGAGGGTTCGGATGGAACTGAGGGTTACTAACGGATACACGCCGAACGGATGGCTTTATCGGCCATGGAATCGACTTTGGGAAGAGCTCGAGAACAGCCCCCAGAGTCTGGCGCCGCGGGCGGATGTCATTGAGGACAGCGAGGGGTATCACTTCACCTTTGAGATGCCCGGACTGAAGAGCGAGTCGGTCGATGTACGCATCGATGACCAGTCTTTGATCGTGGAAGCGGAACGTTCGCGCCCGGAGCGGCCGGAAGGCGTTTCGGTTCATGTCGCGGAGCGCAGTTATGGCAAGCTCCACCGCTCGTTCACTCTTCCCGAGGACGCTGTGCAGGACAATATCCGCGCCGCATACAAGGATGGCGTGCTGGAAGTGACGGTACCCAAGCGCCCCGAGGCGAAGCCCGTAAAGATCAAGGTCGAGCTGAACTAACGGCGTAGTTCGAGGCGGCTTATCACTAAGCGAGGAAGCAGGGCCGGCACCGCGAGGTGTCGGCCCGTGTCGTTTCAGGGGGGGACCAAGCGCGCCGAGGAGAACCCTATGGGTTACATAATGCTGCTCATAGTCGCTGCGATCGTCGTGTGGGCCATCGTCGCGTACAATTCGCTGGTACGGCTGAGGAACGAGATCGATGGTTCCTGGCGGCAAATCGACGTCCAGCTCAAACGCCGCCACGATCTGATTCCCAACCTGGTTGAGGCCGTCAAGGGCTACATGCAATACGAGCGCGACACCCTGAACCAAGTGGTCGAGGCCCGCGCCAAGGCGCTCACCGCTTCCGACCAGGGAAGCCGGATCGCCGCCGAGAATCAACTCAGTTCCGGGATCGGGCGGCTGCTTGCGGTAATGGAAAATTACCCGCAGTTGAAAGCCGACGAAAACGTGCTGCGCTTGCAGGAAGAATTGACTACCACCGAGAATCAGATCGCGTTCGCGCGCCAGTCCTACAATGACGTGGTGCTTTCGCTCAACACCCGAATCCAGACCTTTCCCTCCAACCTGATCGCCGGCAATTTCGGTTTTCACGCGGCCGAATATTTCAAGGCCGCGCCGGAGGATCAGGCGGTTCCCAAAGTTGACCTCGCGATGGGCGCGCCGCGCGTACAGCAGTGACCCGGGGCGGACCCAACACGGACTGACGAACCATGACTGCGGCGAGCGACTTCCGCGCCCTGGAAGCGACCAATCGTCGCGAGACCGCGGTGCTGGTCGCGGCGATGATCGCCATCCTCGCCGCGCTCGGATTCGGTCTGGATGTGTGGTCCGGCTCGATTCGAATTACTGACGGCAGCGTCAGCGGCTTCCCGCTGCTCACGATCTTCGCGCTCATATTCGGAGCGGTGCAGGCGCTTATTTCCTTTTATGGGGGCACCCGACTGGTACTGCTTTCGGTTCACGCGCATCCGCTTACCGCCGACACGATTCAGCATCAGAGAGTACTCGACACCATCAATGAGATGGCCATTGCCGCGCGAATGCCGACCCCGCGCGCTTACCTGATGGACGACCCCGCGCCAAACGCGTTTGCGACCGGACGTGACCCGGCTCACTCGGTCATCTGCGTGACCCAGGGACTGGTCGACACCATGGATCGCGAAGAGATGCAGGGCGTCATCGGCCACGAGATGTCACACATCCGCGACTACGACATCCGCACCATGATGATGGTCGCGGTGATGGTCGGCGGCATCGCGATGCTCAGTGACTTTTTCTTCCGGATGATGTTCTACTCGGGCGGCAGACGACGTTCGAGCAATGACAAGAACGGCGGCGGTGGCGGGATCTTGGTAATATATCTGGCGACCCTCATCCTAGCCGCCGTCGCTCCCATTGTTGCGCAGCTCGTCGCGATGGCTATTTCGCGTCAGCGCGAATACCTGGCCGATGCCTCCTCGGTCGAATTCACCCGCAATCCGCACGCTCTGTTGCGCGCGCTGGAGCAAATCGCCAAATCGGAATCTCCCCTCAAGGCGGCGACTTCCGGTACCGGCCACCTTTTCATCGTGAATCCGCGCGAGGGCGTGCGAGAAGACCGGGAGCGGTTTTTCGATAATCTGCTGTCAACCCACCCGCCCCTCACTAAGCGAATCGAGCGCCTGCGGGCGATGTTGGGCGCGCCCGGCCAGGCGACGGCTGTTCGGCAATCCTGAACGATCGCTTGTGCACGGCGCGCGAGCAATCGCGTACGAAAAGGGCACCGTCTCCAACTTTAGTTGTACGCGCCGGTGGGCTTTTAACCCACCATTCTGGCGTTGTATTTGCACTACAGAGCCCGGTTTTTCCGCGCCGCGGGCAACTCTGGCCTTGCCCGAGTCGGCGTGAAAAAGTCGTGAGACTATGAGGGCGAGGGATTTCACGGAACTCGATGTTAATGTCGCGCGCGGGCGGGTGGTGCTGTCGCTGGTCGCCATTCTCTCGGTCTATATCGACCCTGCGGCCGGGGGGATCTTCTATCTGAGCCGCTATGCGCTGATCACCCTGAGCTCGCATCTGGTCTACAGCATCGGCGCCTATCTCGCGGTGAGCCGGCGCTTGGGGCTCAAGTACCTGCCCCTGCTGTCGACCACCCTGGATGTGTTGTTCGCGGCAGCGGTGGTTCTGGTGACCGAGGGTCCGACCAGTCCTTCGTATATCTTTTTTGTGTTCGCAATAATCGCGGTAGATTGCCGGACCGGGTTCCGAGACACGGTTACGGTCACGCTGTGTAGCGGGGTACTTTATTTCCTGCTCCTCGCGTTTTCGGCGGGGGGCGCAAAACACCTTTACGCAATGCGCGCGGCCTACCTGACCATCACTGGATATCTGATCGGCTTCATCGGCCAGCAGCGGGCCAAATTCGAAGTACGCATCCGCGAACTCGAGACCAGCGCCGAACGCCATCGCATCGCGCGCTCGCTGCACGACGGCTACGTACAGGCGCTGGCCGGTGTCACCCTGCGGCTAGAGGCCTGCCGCGAATTGCTGGCGCGCAATCGCGGTGCGGAAGCCTTGACCCAACTCACTGAATTACAGGGGGGAGTCTCCCGAGAGTTCGACCAGGTGCGCGCCTACGTGCGCTCGCTCGCGGATCTCGATCAGAGTCTCGGCGGCTCGATCTCCGCCGTGCCGGATACGCGGTTTCGAATCGAAGCCGGGTTTGCGGCCAACGGTCTCATCGTTGAGCAGATCATCCAGATTATGCTGGAGGGAATGCGCAACGCGCTCCGCCATGGAAAAGCGCGCAACGCCCTGATTAACGCCCAGGAGAGCGACGGACACATTCGAATTACCATCGAGGACGATGGCGTTGGTTTCGCCGCGGCGGCAAAAGCGCCTTGGGCGATCGCGTCGCGAGTTGAGGAATGCGGAGGAAGCCTGCGGGTCGCAGCAGGCCAACATCCAGGTGCTCACCTGGAAATTGAAATGCCAGCGGGATAAATGATGCCGATTCGATTGTTGATTGCCGACGACCATGCACTGTTTCGCCAGGGTCTCAAGTCACTCCTGATGCTCCAGCCGGATATCGAGCTGGTCGGCGAGGTCGAACGTGCAGCAGATCTCGAACCTGCCCTGAACCAGGCCGCAGTCGATGTGGTGCTACTCGACCTCCAGATGGATCGCTGGATGGGCAACGATATTGAAGCGCTTGCCCAGCGGGTCAGCGTGGTAGTGCTGACCGCCAGCGAACGCATCGAAGATGCGCTCGCGGCGATACGCAAAGGAGCACGTGCGATAGTCCAGAAAAGATTCGCGGTCGAAACCCTGATGGAGGCGGTTCGCAGCGCCGCCAACGGCTTGGCTTGGCTGCCACCCTTGTTGCAAACCGAGCTGGCAGCGCAGATGGGAAGCGCATCCGACCAGCGGCTGACCGCGCGTGAACATGAGATCGCCCGCTACGTCGCTGAGGGCTTGCGCAATGCGGAAATCGCGCAACGTCTCGCGATCAGCGAGAGCACAGTCAAAACGCACCTGAACAACATCTTTCAGAAACTGCACTTGCGCGATCGCGTTGAGCTTGCGCTTCATGCACTTCGGGTTGGTCCGGCCTCTCGCGCCTGAGGCGCTTCGCGCGTGCGGCGTTCCGAAACGATTTCGGCGGAGTGTCGCGGCCGGTGAATTCCCGGCACCGCCCGGCGAGCGCCGCTGTGTGACAGGTCACCAGTGCTCGCCGGGGGCAAGGGAATACGATAGTTTCAGCGGTCCTTAGGTACGCAGCTTGAAGACCCAGCCCATCACCGATTCTATCGACCGGCACAGGCGGACGCTGTCAGGCATCTTCATCGGGCCGCCCCGCGACGTGAAGGATCCCAGCATCCTTCATTCAATGTCGCTGGTGGCGTTTCTGGCCTGGGTCGGACTGGGTTCCGACGGACTCAGTTCCTCGTGCTACGGCCCCGAGGAGGCATTCCTGGCCCTGGGGCAGCATCAGTACCTCGCGGTGTTTCTGGCGATGCTGATGGCGCTGACCGTCTTCGTCATTTCGGCGTCATATTCGCAAACCATCGATGAGTTTCCCTCGGGCGGCGGCGGTTACCTGGTCGCGACCAAGCTGCTCGGTCGTCATGCCGGTCTGGTTTCCGGATGCGCTCTAATCGTCGACTACGTTTTGACCATCTCGATCTCAATCGCCAGCGGGGCCGACGCGATCTTCAGTTTTCTGCCGGCCGCGTGGTTCGCCTACAAGCTCCACTTCTGCATGGTAATCGTGCTCTTGATGGTCGCGATGAATCTGCGGGGCATCAAGGAATCGGTGCTCACGCTGCTGCCGATCTTCCTGTCATTCGTTGTAATGCACGTCATCCTGGTGACCTATGCATTCCTCTCGCGCGCTCCGGAGTTACCCGTGATCGCGCACGATGCCGTGCGCGAGGTGCACAACGGAGTCAGCACGCTGGGTACGGTTGCACTCGCGATTGTCTTCCTGCGCGCCTACAGCATGGGTGGCGGTACCTATACGGGTATCGAGGCGGTCAGTAACGGACTGCCCATCCTGCGCGAGCCGCGTACCGTGACGGGGAAACGCACCATGCTCTACATGGCGATTTCGCTCGCTTTCGTGGCGGGCGGAATTCTGGTCGCCTACCTGCTCGCCGACGTTCATGCGGTGCATGGCAAAACCCTCAACGCGGTGCTGTTCGAAAAGCTGACCGCCAACTGGCAGGTCGGCGGAGTCAGGGTCGGCCTGCCCATCGTGACGTTCACGCTGATTACTGAAGGTGCGCTGCTATTTGTCGCCGCGCAAACCGGGTTCATTGACGGTCCGCGGGTGCTCGCCACGATGGCGACCGATCGCTGGCTGCCGCGGCGCTTTGCAAACCTGAGCGCTCGGCTGGTCACTCAGGACGGGCTGCTCGCGATGGGCCTCACGGCCGGCGCGATCCTGCTTGGAACCCGTGCTCGCGTCGGTCTGCTGGTGGTGCTCTATGCCATCAACGTGTTCGTGACCTTCACGTTGTCGCAGCTCGGGATGAGCGTGCACTGGTGGAAAGAGCGCAAGCGAGAGCCGCGCTGGATCCACAAGCTGGCCGTCAACGGGATCGGCTGTCTGTTTACGGCGCTGATCCTGGTGGTAACCGTCACGCTCAAGTTCGACGAGGGCGGATGGGTCACGATCGCGATGACGGGAGGCGTGGTGACCGCCTGCTACCTGGTGCGCCGACATTATGAGCGAGTTGCACGCGCGATCGATCAGCTCGAGGTCGAGATTCTTCCGCAGCTTTACAACGCCGCCGCCAAGGAACCATCGCCGCGCGATCCTCACGCTCCTACCGCAGCGTTACTGGTCAATGGCTTTAACGGGCTCGGTCTCGCAACGCTCACCACGCTCTCGCGGCTATTCGACAATCAGTTTAAAAACGTGGTCTTCATAAGCGTCGGCGAAGTCGATTCCGCGCTGCTCAAGAGCCCCGCCGAAGTGCAGCAGCTCGAGTCCAAAGTCGCCGACGATCTGATCGAATACTGCCGGCTTGCGGCCGACCTGGGATTCTCCGCCGAGTTGCGGACCGCGATCGGCACCGACGTGGTGCTGGAGCTGAAACGGCTCTGCTTCGAGGTCGCTTCGCAATTCACGCACACGGTTTTTTTCGCCGGTCAGCTCGTTTTCGGCGAAGAGATTAACGGCTTCGTCAGTCGCTTTCTGCACAATCAGACCGCTCTCGAAGTCCTGCAGTGGTTGCAGTTGCACGGCCTGAGCCTGGTGATCCTGCCGGTCCGCGTCTCGGCGGCCCAATCTCCCCCGACGCGCGAAAACGCGCCCAAAACGATCGCCGCCTGACCTGGGTCGGGCCGGCGGCTTCGGGTTTCCGCCTTGTTTGAGAGAAATCTGTTGATGTTGCCGGAGGTCAGAAACTCGGGCCCGCCGTCGATTTACTGGCCGGAAGCCCGGTTTTTCTTCAGCCGGAGAGCACGTGTGTCACTAAGATTTTAAGTCGAACTGCTAAAACAAACATGCCTATTGAGCAGTGGCTAAGAAGGCACTCCCGGAAGCGGGCGAGACGGTAAAGGCGGTCGACGGACCGTTTCCGGACTTTGAGGGCACCGTCACAGAAGTAAAGCCGCAGGAAGGCAAGGTACGGGTCTTGATCTCGCTTTTAGGACGCGCGTACCCGCTGGAACTGGATCTCGCGCAGGCCGAGAAGACCTGACTCTGGTTTTCCGCGGGATCCTCCGTCTCATTCCCGTTTTAATGCACGCCGGATCTCCTGCAGGTCTTCGCGCCGCTTCTTGTCGACTTCCGGATACCGCAACATCAAGCCTTGCAGCGTCTTGATGATGATGCCCGCGACCGCGATTCGCGTGAAGGGCTTGTCATCGGCGGGAACGACGTACCAGGGCGCCCACTCCGTGCTGGTGTGATTGAAACAATCCTCGAATACCTCACGATATTCCTTCCAGAATTTGCGCTCCCGGACATCGCTGGGCGAAAATTTCCAGTTCTTCTCCGGACGATCGATGCGAGCGAGAAAGCGTTGCTTCTGCTCTTTGCGTGAAAGGTTCAGAAAGAATTTGAGTATGATGATGCCGTTCTGAAACAGGTATTTCTCGAAATTATTGATTTCCTCGAACCGCCGATTCCAGATTTTTTTGTCCTTCCATTGCCGCGGCATCTTCTGCCCATCGAGGATTTCCGAATGTACCCGAGTAATTAGTACTTCCTCGTAGTAAGAGCGATTGAATATTCCGATTTTGCCACGCTCCGGCAGTCTCAGCATGCATCGCCATAGATAGTCGTGGCGGAGCTCCGCGGCCGAGGGTTGCTTGAATGAATACACGTCGCAGCCCTGCGGATTCACTCCCGACATCACGTGTTTGATGGTGCCGTCTTTGCCAGCTGCATCCGCGGCCTGTAGGACGATCAAGAGCGCATACTCACTCTGCGCATAGAGCTGATCTTGGTACTCGGCCAGCAGCTCCACGCCCTCTTGGAGCAGCTGCTTCATTTGCTTCTTATTGTATTGCGACGGCATGAACCCGGGATCGTAGTCCTTGCCCAGTGAGATCTTTTTCCCCGGCGGGACCATGAGCAGGTCTTTCAGTTCCTCGACATGTTTCAACGAAGCCTTAAGATCGACAGCCATAAGCGACCCTCCCCTGGTAAGTGCAGAACGCACAAAATGCGGCCCTCAGCCTGCGTTATTTCGCGCTCATTGTCCAAGTGCAAAGTATCCGGCGCAGGAATCAGTCCGCCCGATCCGCGCGGGCCTCGCTATTTTCCTCACTTGCGCCACGTAGAGACGGCGATATAGTTGGCCCCGAAACCGGAGCACCGACCGGTGGGGTCCTTTCAAACCCCGGAAAAGGAGTTCTTATGGCCGAATTCACGATGACGATAAACGGCAAGGCGGTCGCCGGATCCAAGACCGTCGGTGTAATCAACCCCGCTACTGGCAAGACCTTCGCGCAGGTACCCGACTGCAGCAAGGCCGAGCTTGACCAGGCGATGGACGCAGCACAGAAGGCCTTTACCACCTGGAGCAAGGACATCAACCTGCGCCGCAAAGTGCTCGGCGAGTGCTCTGCAGCGTTGATGAATCCGCCCGAGGGACTGGCGCGAACCCTCACCCAGGAGCAGGGCAAGCCGCTCGACAAGGCCGGCCAGGAAGTCATGGGGACCGCATTTTGGGCGCAATACACCTCCACGCTCGAGCTGCCGGTGGAGGTGGTGCAGGACAACGCGCAAAGCCACATCGAAGTGCGGCGCAAGCCGCTCGGCGTGGTCGCGGCGATCACACCCTGGAACTACCCGATCATGCTGGCGATGTGGAAAATCGCGCCGGCTCTGTTGGCCGGCAACACGGTCGTACTCAAGCCGTCGCCGTTCACGCCGATCACGACCCTAATGCTGGGTGAGATTCTGCGCGACATTATTCCGCCCGGTGTGCTCAACGTCGTCTCCGGCGGTGACGACCTTGGTGCGATGATGACCTCGCATAAGGTGCCGCGGAAAATTTCGTTCACCGGTTCGGTCGAGACCGGAAAGAAGGTGGCGGCGGCTGCGGCACCCGACTTGAAGCGCGTGACGCTCGAGCTTGGCGGTAACGATGCAGCTATCGTGCTCCCCGATGTCAATCCGAAAGAAGTTGCGCAGAAGATTTTCTGGGGCGCGTTCGAGAATTCCGGCCAGATCTGCAGCGCGATCAAGCGCGTTTATGTTCATGAGAAAGTGTATTCAACCGTGCTCGAGACCCTGGGCGAAATCGCGCAGGGCGTGAAGGTCGGCAATGGCCTCGATGCGGGAACCCAGCTTGGGCCTCTGAACAACAAGCCCCAATTCGAACGCGTAACCGAGCTGGTGGAAGACGCGAAGAAACACGGGGCCAAAATCGTCACCGGCGGCAAGCGTATCGGCAATGAAGGCTACTTCTACGCGCCTACCATCGTCAGCGAGATCTCCGACGGCGTACGGCTGGTCGACGAAGAGCAGTTCGGCCCGGCCTTGCCGGTCATGCCCTACAAGGACGTCGACGAGGCGGTGCGGCGCGCGAACTCGACCACCTATGGGTTGAGCGGCTCGGTATGGGGAACCGATTCGGACCAGGCCGCCGAGGTTGCCAAGCAGCTCGAATGTGGCTCTGCGTGGGTAAACCAGCATCTGGCGATCGCACCTAACCTCCCCTTCGGCGGCGCCAAGTGGTCAGGCATCGGCGTGGAAAACGGACCGTGGGGTCTGCTCGGCTTCACCGAAATCCAGGTGGTGAACGTCGCAAAGCAATAGGTAGATTGTTTCCGCCTTAGCGGGCTGCCGGAACTGCTGTTCCGGCAGCCTGTTTCTTTTGGACTCCACCGCTTCGCACTCGCTCCCGAGAGTGGGTGTCGCCGACTTGTTGAGAAAATGACCTGTCGTCATTCCAAACGAGGCTTCCGGCGGAGCCGAGGAATTTCACGTACCGACGCGCACTCGGTCAAAGAAGAGTTGCTATCCTCAAAGGCAACGGGCGGCTTGATCGTCTTCGAACGGCGGACTAGAGGCATTCTCATGGGCAAGATCAAAGCGTGGGGACCGGAATTGCTTGCGGTTGCCGTGCTCACCCTTTCCCTGATTGCCTGCGCACCGCAACCGCCATCACCACAACCGCAAGAGCAGCCGACGCCCTGGCGCACTCCTGGAGCGCTAGTCCCGCCTCCGGGGGCTCGTTACGCGCCGGCGCCCCCGCCAGGCGGTGGGCCCTAGGCGCCAGCCTTCTGCAAGCTGCTGCCGCGGTTTAGCTTCCCCGACCTCTATAGGTCGACTCAGGGCTGCTGTACGCAGCAGTTTTGAATCTCCGACTGCGCTTGGTCGTCATCGACTGGGTTCAACTCCGGGCGCCCCACCAGCAATCCCCAACCCATGCGCTCCCGCACGTAGTAGACGCGTGGGTCGGCATCGATATCGAGCAGATCAGCGGTCTCGGTACTAGTGCTGCAGGTTACACGGCCCGCTGGGACGACAAACGCGTGATAGCCGCCCGGTTCGATTACCGCGCTTTCGTTTCCGCAACGGACGGTCGGATGCATCAGCGACCCGAAAAAGCTGTAGGGGCGGTATACGTAGATGGTCGCGCTATTGGATGGCGCATTCGCACGTTCATACGGCTTCCCCTGAGCCGCGCATCCCGCGGTCAGCAAGGACAGGCCCAGCAACACCATCCTCGCACCGCACCGTTCATTCGCTTTGACCAGATGCCGCCGCCAGACGCGCCGAATCAGC from Candidatus Binataceae bacterium harbors:
- a CDS encoding methyltransferase is translated as MTIRSDETLDPILGGALSVVQPRDGYRFSVDSILLARFATIRSRDRVLELGAGCGVISMVITAIARPRETIALEIQPRMAQLAARNAPGNGFPNLHCKCADIRAAHIPGVHQGSFDLVVCNPPFHARGAGRQSPNRSRRARSRRHRRVPGRIRGGGAPLGAQLVEESRPSSPPRAAPN
- a CDS encoding Hsp20/alpha crystallin family protein; the protein is MELRVTNGYTPNGWLYRPWNRLWEELENSPQSLAPRADVIEDSEGYHFTFEMPGLKSESVDVRIDDQSLIVEAERSRPERPEGVSVHVAERSYGKLHRSFTLPEDAVQDNIRAAYKDGVLEVTVPKRPEAKPVKIKVELN
- a CDS encoding LemA family protein encodes the protein MSFQGGTKRAEENPMGYIMLLIVAAIVVWAIVAYNSLVRLRNEIDGSWRQIDVQLKRRHDLIPNLVEAVKGYMQYERDTLNQVVEARAKALTASDQGSRIAAENQLSSGIGRLLAVMENYPQLKADENVLRLQEELTTTENQIAFARQSYNDVVLSLNTRIQTFPSNLIAGNFGFHAAEYFKAAPEDQAVPKVDLAMGAPRVQQ
- a CDS encoding M48 family metallopeptidase, with product MTAASDFRALEATNRRETAVLVAAMIAILAALGFGLDVWSGSIRITDGSVSGFPLLTIFALIFGAVQALISFYGGTRLVLLSVHAHPLTADTIQHQRVLDTINEMAIAARMPTPRAYLMDDPAPNAFATGRDPAHSVICVTQGLVDTMDREEMQGVIGHEMSHIRDYDIRTMMMVAVMVGGIAMLSDFFFRMMFYSGGRRRSSNDKNGGGGGILVIYLATLILAAVAPIVAQLVAMAISRQREYLADASSVEFTRNPHALLRALEQIAKSESPLKAATSGTGHLFIVNPREGVREDRERFFDNLLSTHPPLTKRIERLRAMLGAPGQATAVRQS
- a CDS encoding histidine kinase gives rise to the protein MRARDFTELDVNVARGRVVLSLVAILSVYIDPAAGGIFYLSRYALITLSSHLVYSIGAYLAVSRRLGLKYLPLLSTTLDVLFAAAVVLVTEGPTSPSYIFFVFAIIAVDCRTGFRDTVTVTLCSGVLYFLLLAFSAGGAKHLYAMRAAYLTITGYLIGFIGQQRAKFEVRIRELETSAERHRIARSLHDGYVQALAGVTLRLEACRELLARNRGAEALTQLTELQGGVSREFDQVRAYVRSLADLDQSLGGSISAVPDTRFRIEAGFAANGLIVEQIIQIMLEGMRNALRHGKARNALINAQESDGHIRITIEDDGVGFAAAAKAPWAIASRVEECGGSLRVAAGQHPGAHLEIEMPAG
- a CDS encoding response regulator transcription factor; its protein translation is MPIRLLIADDHALFRQGLKSLLMLQPDIELVGEVERAADLEPALNQAAVDVVLLDLQMDRWMGNDIEALAQRVSVVVLTASERIEDALAAIRKGARAIVQKRFAVETLMEAVRSAANGLAWLPPLLQTELAAQMGSASDQRLTAREHEIARYVAEGLRNAEIAQRLAISESTVKTHLNNIFQKLHLRDRVELALHALRVGPASRA
- a CDS encoding APC family permease, with amino-acid sequence MKTQPITDSIDRHRRTLSGIFIGPPRDVKDPSILHSMSLVAFLAWVGLGSDGLSSSCYGPEEAFLALGQHQYLAVFLAMLMALTVFVISASYSQTIDEFPSGGGGYLVATKLLGRHAGLVSGCALIVDYVLTISISIASGADAIFSFLPAAWFAYKLHFCMVIVLLMVAMNLRGIKESVLTLLPIFLSFVVMHVILVTYAFLSRAPELPVIAHDAVREVHNGVSTLGTVALAIVFLRAYSMGGGTYTGIEAVSNGLPILREPRTVTGKRTMLYMAISLAFVAGGILVAYLLADVHAVHGKTLNAVLFEKLTANWQVGGVRVGLPIVTFTLITEGALLFVAAQTGFIDGPRVLATMATDRWLPRRFANLSARLVTQDGLLAMGLTAGAILLGTRARVGLLVVLYAINVFVTFTLSQLGMSVHWWKERKREPRWIHKLAVNGIGCLFTALILVVTVTLKFDEGGWVTIAMTGGVVTACYLVRRHYERVARAIDQLEVEILPQLYNAAAKEPSPRDPHAPTAALLVNGFNGLGLATLTTLSRLFDNQFKNVVFISVGEVDSALLKSPAEVQQLESKVADDLIEYCRLAADLGFSAELRTAIGTDVVLELKRLCFEVASQFTHTVFFAGQLVFGEEINGFVSRFLHNQTALEVLQWLQLHGLSLVILPVRVSAAQSPPTRENAPKTIAA
- a CDS encoding polyphosphate kinase 2 family protein, producing MAVDLKASLKHVEELKDLLMVPPGKKISLGKDYDPGFMPSQYNKKQMKQLLQEGVELLAEYQDQLYAQSEYALLIVLQAADAAGKDGTIKHVMSGVNPQGCDVYSFKQPSAAELRHDYLWRCMLRLPERGKIGIFNRSYYEEVLITRVHSEILDGQKMPRQWKDKKIWNRRFEEINNFEKYLFQNGIIILKFFLNLSRKEQKQRFLARIDRPEKNWKFSPSDVRERKFWKEYREVFEDCFNHTSTEWAPWYVVPADDKPFTRIAVAGIIIKTLQGLMLRYPEVDKKRREDLQEIRRALKRE
- a CDS encoding aldehyde dehydrogenase family protein, with translation MAEFTMTINGKAVAGSKTVGVINPATGKTFAQVPDCSKAELDQAMDAAQKAFTTWSKDINLRRKVLGECSAALMNPPEGLARTLTQEQGKPLDKAGQEVMGTAFWAQYTSTLELPVEVVQDNAQSHIEVRRKPLGVVAAITPWNYPIMLAMWKIAPALLAGNTVVLKPSPFTPITTLMLGEILRDIIPPGVLNVVSGGDDLGAMMTSHKVPRKISFTGSVETGKKVAAAAAPDLKRVTLELGGNDAAIVLPDVNPKEVAQKIFWGAFENSGQICSAIKRVYVHEKVYSTVLETLGEIAQGVKVGNGLDAGTQLGPLNNKPQFERVTELVEDAKKHGAKIVTGGKRIGNEGYFYAPTIVSEISDGVRLVDEEQFGPALPVMPYKDVDEAVRRANSTTYGLSGSVWGTDSDQAAEVAKQLECGSAWVNQHLAIAPNLPFGGAKWSGIGVENGPWGLLGFTEIQVVNVAKQ